The Staphylococcus haemolyticus region CAAGTTGAACAAGTGATTAAACATCCAAAACAAGGTGATTTACATAATCCAGGACAAACTGAAGGTGTCTTTTTCCATGAAAGACGTGCTCTAAGTCACTTTGAAAAACGTTATGCAACGCGTTCACAATTGCGTGAGTTTAATGTTGAAGAAATGACTTATGAAGCGTCACTTCAACAAGCTATTACAAAAATGGAAAATGATTTAAAACAACAAAATACTGAATTTGCAAAACAAGCCTTAAACAATCTTGAAAATTTAAAAAATGACTATTCAATTCAATATAAACAAAAATTTTTATAGGTCATTTGAACGTGTTTCTTCTTATTTAACAAGTTCTGAAAAATCACTACTCATATGAGTTTTCGGCGTTTTTCAGAACAATATGATTCATGTATAATATATTGCATAAATATTTTTTAAGGAGGATAACATAGTGAGTTTGTTACATATTGCGGTCATTTTACCGTTAATATTTGCACTCATTATTCCAATTCTATATCGATTCTTTAAAAAGATTCATTTAGGTTGGTTTGTATTACCTATTCCTGTTGTCTTATTTATCTATTTCTCATCTCTTATTTCGACTACTCAGTC contains the following coding sequences:
- a CDS encoding kinase-associated lipoprotein B, translated to MLYRFSHKTGAYGVTIKEENDDQVLVQVEQVIKHPKQGDLHNPGQTEGVFFHERRALSHFEKRYATRSQLREFNVEEMTYEASLQQAITKMENDLKQQNTEFAKQALNNLENLKNDYSIQYKQKFL